In the genome of Hyphobacterium sp. CCMP332, one region contains:
- the mnmD gene encoding tRNA (5-methylaminomethyl-2-thiouridine)(34)-methyltransferase MnmD has protein sequence MKNRNLKAVKTEDNSYTLFYPELNEHYHSMDGAQSESEYVYIQNGLERLDKKLNSISVFEIGFGSGMNAVLAYEWALKNNKSINYFALEPYPVENEILAFLLKNNLLFKRNSDVFNKMHAAKQNDIIAFEDLFRFQLVNEKIEEFEILSLKEHVDIIFYDAFAPSRQSDIWSLSNLTKAFELLKNKGILVSYCASGQYKRHLRSAGFDLIKEKGFGKKREMFLGQKQL, from the coding sequence ATGAAAAATAGAAATCTAAAAGCGGTCAAAACCGAAGATAATTCCTACACATTGTTCTATCCGGAACTCAATGAACATTACCATTCTATGGATGGTGCTCAAAGTGAATCTGAATATGTATACATTCAGAACGGTTTGGAAAGGCTTGACAAAAAATTAAATTCAATCAGTGTATTTGAAATTGGTTTTGGAAGTGGGATGAATGCTGTTTTGGCTTATGAATGGGCGCTAAAAAACAATAAAAGCATCAATTATTTTGCCCTGGAACCCTACCCTGTCGAAAATGAAATTCTTGCATTTCTATTAAAAAATAATCTTTTGTTTAAGCGGAATTCTGATGTCTTTAACAAAATGCACGCTGCCAAACAGAACGATATTATTGCCTTTGAAGATTTATTCAGATTTCAATTAGTCAATGAGAAAATTGAGGAGTTTGAAATATTAAGTCTGAAAGAACATGTGGATATAATATTTTATGATGCTTTTGCACCCTCACGACAGTCTGACATCTGGAGTCTTTCAAATTTAACCAAGGCCTTTGAATTGCTGAAAAACAAGGGGATACTTGTCTCATATTGTGCAAGCGGGCAATATAAAAGACATCTTAGATCCGCAGGATTTGATTTGATCAAAGAAAAAGGCTTTGGAAAAAAAAGGGAAATGTTTCTCGGACAAAAACAACTGTAA
- a CDS encoding dehydrogenase, with translation MEFEIKGKNKKLLITLYTELLKPRLIEEKMLILLRQGKISKWFSGIGQEAISIGSVLALSKDEFILPMHRNLGVFTGRGVEYGQLFSQFQGKETGFTKGRDRSFHFGSKEHNIVGMISHLGPQLSIADGISLAHKINKDKKVSLVFTGDGGASQGEFHEALNVAAVWHLPVIFVIENNGYGLSTPSEEQFKFKSFVDKGPGYGIDAESIDGNNIIEVYETIKKWAQSLKNNPRPVIIEANTFRMRGHEEASGTKYVPKKLMDHWAKKDPIANFEKALLDHGIIDENFISTTRKKINEDINKGLESAYATPAISSDEIGETKDLFSEYKFKSVSPKTKNKEEKRLVDAIREGLYQSMEKFPNLILMGQDIADYGGVFKVTEGFLQKFGKERVRNTPLCESAIIGIGLGLSIMGKKSMIEMQFADFVTCGFNQIINNLAKIHYRWSQNADVVIRMPTGAGVGAGPFHSQSNEAWFFHTPGLKIVYPSTPYYAKGLMISAIEDPNPYLFFEHKYLYRSINEEIPVDYYNVEVGKGRIAKVGNEISIITYGMGVHWALQIADEYEDGFIEVVDMYSLLPWDKELVMKSVSKTGKVLILHEDTLTGGIGAEWSAWISEHCFEKLDAPVIRVASLDTPVPFAANLEENFLPKARLKGKLAELIAY, from the coding sequence ATGGAATTTGAAATAAAGGGAAAAAATAAGAAACTCTTAATAACACTTTACACCGAACTTCTGAAACCACGATTAATAGAAGAAAAAATGCTCATTCTTTTAAGACAGGGCAAAATTTCAAAATGGTTTAGCGGCATTGGTCAGGAGGCGATTTCAATTGGAAGTGTGCTGGCCTTGTCAAAAGATGAATTCATTCTACCCATGCACCGCAATCTTGGAGTATTTACGGGTCGTGGAGTCGAGTACGGGCAGTTGTTTTCACAATTTCAGGGTAAAGAAACAGGTTTTACCAAAGGCCGTGACAGGTCTTTTCATTTTGGAAGCAAAGAGCACAATATAGTGGGCATGATTTCCCATTTGGGGCCTCAACTTTCTATTGCCGATGGGATTTCGCTCGCACATAAAATTAATAAGGATAAAAAAGTTTCGCTTGTATTTACCGGAGACGGTGGTGCGAGCCAGGGTGAGTTTCACGAAGCCTTAAATGTAGCAGCGGTCTGGCATTTACCGGTCATATTTGTGATTGAGAACAACGGGTATGGATTATCCACACCTAGCGAAGAACAGTTTAAGTTTAAATCATTTGTCGATAAGGGGCCGGGTTATGGAATAGATGCAGAAAGCATAGATGGAAACAACATAATTGAAGTTTACGAAACCATTAAAAAATGGGCTCAATCACTGAAAAATAATCCGAGGCCTGTAATAATTGAGGCCAACACATTTAGAATGAGGGGTCATGAAGAGGCTTCTGGCACAAAGTATGTTCCCAAAAAACTAATGGACCACTGGGCAAAAAAAGATCCAATTGCCAATTTTGAAAAAGCTTTACTCGATCATGGGATTATCGATGAAAATTTTATTTCCACAACTCGCAAAAAAATTAACGAAGATATTAACAAAGGTCTTGAATCCGCCTATGCTACTCCGGCTATAAGTTCGGATGAAATTGGAGAAACCAAAGATCTATTCAGCGAATATAAATTTAAAAGTGTAAGCCCGAAAACAAAGAATAAAGAAGAAAAACGATTGGTAGACGCCATTCGTGAAGGCCTTTATCAGAGCATGGAAAAATTCCCCAATTTGATTTTGATGGGGCAGGATATAGCTGATTATGGAGGCGTATTTAAAGTAACTGAAGGGTTTCTTCAAAAATTTGGAAAGGAAAGAGTAAGGAACACACCTCTTTGTGAATCTGCAATAATTGGAATTGGATTGGGCCTGTCAATCATGGGAAAAAAAAGCATGATTGAAATGCAATTTGCAGATTTTGTAACCTGTGGCTTTAACCAGATTATAAACAATCTTGCCAAAATTCATTACCGTTGGAGTCAAAATGCTGATGTGGTTATTCGTATGCCCACCGGTGCCGGTGTAGGGGCAGGACCATTTCACTCGCAATCCAATGAAGCCTGGTTTTTTCATACGCCCGGATTAAAAATTGTTTATCCTTCTACACCATATTATGCCAAAGGTCTGATGATAAGCGCAATAGAAGACCCCAATCCCTATTTGTTTTTTGAACATAAATATTTGTACCGATCAATCAATGAGGAAATACCGGTTGACTATTACAATGTGGAAGTTGGGAAAGGACGTATTGCAAAAGTAGGAAATGAAATAAGCATAATTACCTATGGGATGGGCGTACATTGGGCTTTACAGATTGCAGATGAATACGAAGACGGATTTATTGAAGTTGTGGATATGTATTCCCTTTTGCCCTGGGATAAGGAATTGGTAATGAAAAGTGTTTCGAAAACGGGGAAAGTACTCATCTTGCATGAAGATACATTAACCGGGGGCATAGGGGCAGAGTGGTCCGCTTGGATATCCGAGCATTGCTTTGAAAAACTGGATGCACCTGTTATTAGAGTGGCTTCGCTGGATACTCCGGTACCATTTGCGGCAAATCTTGAAGAAAACTTTTTGCCAAAGGCACGCTTAAAAGGTAAATTAGCAGAACTTATTGCCTATTGA
- the ytxJ gene encoding bacillithiol system redox-active protein YtxJ, translating to MTKNEKWIELTDSKQLGQLDRESKEMPVIIFKHSTSCSISAMAWGRFNRGLESHPEKECKYYYLDLLKYRTISQEISEKYEIRHESPQILIILKGKCVQNASHFEVNFSKVLGY from the coding sequence ATGACTAAAAATGAAAAATGGATAGAATTAACTGATTCTAAGCAGTTGGGTCAGCTTGACAGGGAATCTAAAGAAATGCCGGTTATTATTTTTAAGCACAGCACGAGCTGTTCAATCAGCGCCATGGCATGGGGGAGATTTAACCGCGGACTAGAAAGCCATCCTGAAAAAGAATGCAAATATTATTACCTGGATTTGTTGAAATACAGGACGATTTCACAAGAGATTTCGGAGAAATATGAAATAAGACATGAATCCCCCCAAATTTTAATAATTTTGAAAGGTAAATGCGTTCAGAATGCCTCACATTTTGAGGTTAATTTCTCAAAGGTGCTGGGATATTAG
- a CDS encoding T9SS type A sorting domain-containing protein — protein sequence MKRIITVFSMLAFLTLSVQAQLTRTNPGIFKQAVPVTEQFKNGYERIDIPKGSYLKTPASVPSYGDTVGYTWYDYQSNAGMQNRIYEDASGNIQVIWTKAVDTIRDPGNALRGIGYNYYDAGTQTWIPGDSNNAAYGLADKRVGWPSIANTDGTDEYIFAHTNRLYTSTKGASAVNTVDLTGVLNDGTLFYHSVGQGNSIYVAYDNGNLFSFARSDDGGSTWAISDFSIDTATGTFLRPIATDGWDLDVKGDTIAIVTGGHAAFTGVDPNDVVLFLSADRGATWSSQTIHVFDTVNAELDTASGGYIVETPHADVRVLIGADGRIHLGGSVMATLTDPGAFTSSSWFPLARGIWYWNSDMPAGFDINDPADYSTYVLVDSIPDMTTMGSYPTASADQGNYVTGSFSHPSFSEDAMGNLFVVFSGICAGSDNNPFDNRFRRDLYAMKSGDGGMNWSSAANVASLLFANDVTDGTVGEEAYPVTPKRVQGDIKILFQHDSWAGPTLTDDQPILEQNKMAVLSLDPALISGIEEEISKESLNIYPNPASGTATVSFESNVKGNTNVVVSNMIGQTVKIVKAEIVKGSNTVVLNLSDVNEGIYLVTLGTGSNKITQKLVIE from the coding sequence ATGAAGAGAATTATTACAGTTTTTTCAATGTTGGCCTTTTTAACATTGAGCGTGCAAGCTCAGTTGACTAGAACCAATCCCGGAATTTTCAAACAAGCTGTTCCCGTTACTGAACAATTTAAAAATGGATATGAAAGGATTGATATTCCTAAAGGTTCATATTTAAAAACTCCGGCATCCGTTCCTTCTTATGGGGATACTGTTGGTTATACATGGTACGACTATCAGTCAAATGCAGGTATGCAAAACAGAATCTATGAAGATGCCAGTGGTAATATTCAGGTAATCTGGACAAAAGCAGTTGATACTATACGTGACCCGGGCAACGCATTACGAGGAATTGGATACAATTATTACGATGCGGGTACACAAACCTGGATTCCCGGTGATTCAAATAATGCAGCTTATGGATTAGCTGACAAAAGAGTTGGTTGGCCCTCAATAGCAAATACTGATGGTACAGATGAGTACATCTTTGCACATACAAACAGACTGTATACATCTACCAAAGGTGCTTCAGCTGTTAATACAGTGGATTTAACCGGAGTATTGAATGATGGAACTTTATTTTATCATTCTGTTGGTCAGGGCAATTCAATTTATGTTGCTTATGACAATGGCAATCTATTTTCTTTTGCTCGATCTGATGATGGTGGTTCTACATGGGCGATATCTGATTTTTCTATTGATACCGCAACCGGTACTTTCCTAAGACCAATCGCGACTGATGGTTGGGATCTGGATGTAAAAGGAGATACAATTGCCATCGTAACCGGAGGTCATGCCGCATTTACCGGAGTTGATCCAAATGATGTTGTATTATTCTTATCTGCTGACAGAGGTGCTACCTGGTCATCACAAACTATTCACGTTTTTGATACAGTTAATGCTGAGTTGGATACTGCTTCAGGTGGTTATATTGTTGAAACTCCACATGCCGACGTAAGAGTACTGATCGGTGCCGATGGAAGAATTCACCTAGGTGGCTCTGTTATGGCCACATTGACTGACCCAGGTGCGTTTACTTCGAGCTCTTGGTTCCCATTAGCAAGAGGTATCTGGTACTGGAATTCAGATATGCCTGCTGGTTTTGATATCAATGATCCTGCAGATTACAGCACTTATGTACTGGTTGATTCAATTCCTGATATGACAACAATGGGATCTTATCCTACTGCATCTGCAGATCAGGGTAATTATGTGACAGGTTCATTCAGTCACCCAAGCTTTAGCGAAGATGCAATGGGCAATCTTTTTGTAGTATTCTCCGGAATTTGTGCAGGATCGGATAACAATCCATTTGACAATAGATTTAGAAGAGATCTTTATGCCATGAAATCAGGTGATGGTGGAATGAATTGGTCTTCTGCTGCCAATGTTGCTAGTTTATTGTTCGCCAATGATGTAACAGATGGCACTGTTGGAGAAGAAGCTTATCCGGTTACTCCAAAAAGAGTACAAGGGGATATCAAAATCTTATTCCAGCACGATTCTTGGGCAGGACCTACTTTGACTGATGATCAGCCTATTCTTGAACAAAATAAAATGGCTGTATTAAGTCTTGACCCTGCATTGATTAGTGGAATAGAAGAAGAAATTTCCAAGGAAAGTCTTAATATTTATCCTAATCCTGCAAGCGGGACTGCTACCGTTTCATTTGAATCAAATGTAAAAGGCAATACAAATGTTGTTGTTTCAAACATGATTGGCCAAACTGTTAAAATAGTTAAGGCTGAAATCGTAAAAGGAAGCAATACAGTTGTTCTCAACCTTTCAGATGTAAACGAAGGTATTTATCTTGTTACACTTGGAACTGGATCTAACAAAATCACTCAAAAATTGGTTATCGAGTAA
- the bshC gene encoding bacillithiol biosynthesis cysteine-adding enzyme BshC, translating to MLKLLESISYRDTNQFPALFLDYVDKKEELNYFYKYYPDLKGFQQLIEERSSFDSGKREILKNHFFNQYDGIEIHENVKENIEKLSSPDTFTLTTGHQLNLFTGPLYFIYKILTVINLAETLKKEFPDKTFVPLYWMASEDHDFEEIQYFNFDGKKYRWESDQKGAVGRFSLDKIQDFLKTLPVPEVYKSFYSGSSSLAEAHLKLVNHLFAEYGLVVLDADSKELKASFGDIIKNDTDSKSSFVNTDRSTKALKKLDYTTPVNPRKINYFYLADGLRERIEINGDEFYYDSNTEVQKIIIGDLIKNEPEKISPNVISRPLYQEYILPNLAYVGGPSELSYWLQLKSTFESLNINFPLLVPRYSASLVSEKALKKLKEIGLDHLKTLFEEERVVLKKLLIKNDLLDGDKHENWTKEIEKLFHTIKEEAEKKDKTLGPSVEGRKMKVLKELKKIRTKMESAEIRNQEILRNRFYFAKDELFPGGSFQERFDNVFEYLAENESFISELKQNFRNPFNFTHTIFKA from the coding sequence ATGTTAAAACTTTTAGAATCTATATCGTACAGAGATACCAATCAGTTTCCCGCACTATTTCTGGACTATGTCGATAAAAAGGAAGAATTAAATTATTTCTATAAATACTATCCGGATTTAAAAGGATTTCAACAACTTATAGAAGAAAGATCATCTTTCGATTCAGGGAAAAGGGAAATCCTTAAAAACCACTTTTTCAATCAATACGATGGCATTGAAATTCATGAAAACGTCAAAGAGAATATTGAAAAATTATCATCACCGGATACTTTTACCCTGACTACGGGTCATCAGTTAAATTTATTTACCGGGCCGCTTTATTTTATTTATAAAATTCTCACCGTAATCAATTTGGCGGAAACATTAAAAAAAGAGTTTCCCGATAAGACTTTTGTACCCTTATACTGGATGGCATCTGAAGATCACGATTTTGAGGAAATACAGTATTTCAATTTTGATGGGAAGAAATACAGATGGGAATCGGATCAAAAGGGCGCGGTAGGTAGATTTTCACTGGATAAAATTCAAGACTTTTTAAAAACGCTGCCTGTTCCTGAAGTTTATAAATCTTTTTACTCAGGAAGTTCTTCCTTAGCCGAAGCACATTTAAAACTGGTGAATCATCTATTTGCTGAGTATGGCCTTGTGGTATTGGATGCAGACTCGAAAGAATTAAAAGCGTCATTCGGTGATATAATTAAAAATGATACGGACTCGAAAAGTAGTTTTGTAAATACGGACCGAAGTACAAAAGCGCTCAAGAAATTGGATTACACTACACCGGTTAATCCAAGGAAAATCAATTATTTCTATTTGGCAGATGGACTAAGAGAAAGAATTGAAATTAATGGCGATGAATTTTACTACGACAGCAATACTGAAGTACAAAAAATCATTATTGGCGATTTAATTAAAAATGAACCTGAAAAAATATCACCCAATGTAATAAGCAGGCCTCTGTACCAGGAATACATATTACCAAACCTGGCTTATGTCGGGGGACCTTCTGAATTGTCGTATTGGCTTCAATTGAAAAGTACCTTTGAATCTTTGAATATAAATTTTCCTTTGCTTGTTCCCAGATATTCAGCGAGCTTAGTCAGTGAGAAAGCTTTGAAAAAACTAAAAGAAATTGGGCTGGATCATCTGAAAACGCTTTTTGAAGAAGAACGCGTGGTGCTGAAAAAACTTTTAATAAAGAACGATCTTCTGGATGGTGATAAACACGAAAACTGGACCAAAGAGATTGAAAAACTATTTCACACCATTAAAGAGGAAGCCGAAAAGAAAGATAAAACATTGGGTCCGAGTGTAGAGGGTAGAAAAATGAAAGTGCTGAAGGAATTGAAAAAAATTCGCACAAAAATGGAAAGCGCTGAAATAAGAAATCAGGAGATACTAAGAAATCGATTCTACTTTGCAAAAGATGAGCTTTTCCCGGGAGGCAGTTTTCAAGAGCGTTTTGACAACGTTTTTGAATATCTGGCCGAGAATGAAAGTTTTATTTCTGAGCTAAAGCAGAATTTTAGAAACCCTTTCAATTTTACACATACTATTTTTAAAGCATAA
- a CDS encoding 2-C-methyl-D-erythritol 2,4-cyclodiphosphate synthase: MKKIRVGLGYDVHRLAENEELWLGGIKIPHFKGSVGHSDADVILHVICDAMLGALNLRDIGFHFPDTDPKYKGIDSKKLLSEVAKLINDKGYEIGNIDVTLSLQKPKVMDYIEEMKRVTAEILHIDVEDISIKATTTEKLGFEGREEGVSAQAVCLLYEK, from the coding sequence ATGAAAAAAATTAGGGTAGGACTTGGTTATGATGTTCACCGCCTTGCGGAAAATGAAGAATTATGGCTTGGGGGTATTAAAATACCACATTTCAAAGGATCAGTGGGGCATTCGGATGCCGATGTAATACTGCATGTTATTTGCGATGCGATGCTCGGAGCACTAAATCTGAGAGATATCGGTTTTCATTTCCCTGATACCGATCCAAAATACAAAGGCATAGACTCTAAAAAACTTCTATCGGAAGTTGCCAAACTTATCAATGATAAGGGTTATGAAATAGGAAATATCGATGTTACCCTGAGTTTGCAAAAACCAAAAGTCATGGATTATATAGAAGAAATGAAGAGAGTGACTGCGGAAATTCTGCACATTGATGTAGAGGATATATCCATAAAAGCTACAACCACTGAAAAATTGGGTTTTGAAGGCCGTGAAGAAGGAGTTTCAGCCCAGGCGGTTTGTCTATTGTATGAAAAATAG
- a CDS encoding T9SS type A sorting domain-containing protein translates to MRKITTLLTLMLFVSLGVFAQQTRTNPELFKEAVPATMSPATGYEFLDLSKISVMKSNAAIPSYGDTVGYTWYDLQTNQGMQNRIYQDASGNIQVIWTKALDTIRDPANANRGVGYNYYDAGTQSWIPGDSNNTNFGLADKRVGWPSIANADGTNEHIFTHTNRLLNSTKGASAVTAVDLSADLTAGPLFYHSYGEGASAYVLYDNGVSLAFARTDDGGATWPIADVIIDSVYGTPLRGTIVPDGYDIHAKGDSVAIVTGGYTGYGGVTPNDLVLYLSTDRGATFSVTTVAVFDTINAELDTASGGYVVECPQGDMRVTIGEDSRIHITGGVVAGLTNPGDLTTAGYFPTARGIYYWNSDMPAGFDLNDPADYAAHVLVDSIPDMTTMGSYPTASADFGTYVTGMFAHPTVSEDAAGNLYIAFDGICAGSDNNPFDAQYRRDIYVAKSGDGGANWSTFKNVASLLFANDVTDGTVGEEAFCVTPKRVQNDLLIFFQHDNYAGTSLQGALVLEQNKMTVLRLDPALISGIDEEIAKESLNIYPNPANAHATVSFESKVNGNTTIFVSNMIGQTVKSVEVDIVKGSNAHVLNISDLNEGIYLVTVGTGANKITQKLVID, encoded by the coding sequence ATGAGAAAAATTACTACTTTATTGACATTAATGTTATTTGTTAGTTTAGGCGTTTTCGCCCAGCAAACAAGAACAAATCCTGAGCTTTTCAAAGAAGCGGTACCGGCTACAATGTCGCCTGCAACAGGTTATGAATTTTTAGATCTTTCTAAAATTTCTGTTATGAAAAGCAATGCTGCAATTCCTTCCTATGGTGATACCGTTGGTTATACCTGGTATGACTTGCAAACTAACCAGGGAATGCAAAACAGAATTTATCAGGATGCTTCTGGTAACATCCAGGTTATTTGGACCAAAGCTCTTGATACTATAAGAGATCCAGCCAATGCAAACCGAGGTGTTGGTTATAATTATTATGATGCAGGTACTCAGTCATGGATACCAGGGGATTCAAATAATACAAATTTTGGATTAGCAGATAAAAGAGTTGGATGGCCTTCAATAGCTAATGCTGATGGAACAAATGAGCATATTTTTACTCATACCAACAGACTACTTAACTCTACCAAAGGTGCTTCGGCAGTTACAGCTGTAGACTTATCCGCTGATTTAACAGCAGGTCCGCTTTTCTATCATTCTTATGGTGAAGGTGCATCCGCTTATGTATTATATGATAATGGCGTATCATTGGCATTCGCAAGAACCGATGATGGTGGAGCCACATGGCCAATCGCTGATGTAATCATAGATTCAGTTTATGGAACTCCTTTGAGAGGTACAATTGTACCTGATGGCTATGACATTCATGCAAAGGGTGACTCTGTTGCTATTGTAACAGGTGGTTATACAGGATACGGTGGCGTTACACCAAATGATCTTGTTCTTTATCTATCTACTGATAGAGGAGCAACGTTCTCTGTGACTACTGTAGCTGTGTTTGATACGATCAATGCTGAATTAGATACGGCTTCTGGAGGATATGTTGTTGAGTGTCCTCAGGGAGATATGAGAGTTACAATAGGTGAGGATTCAAGAATTCACATTACTGGTGGAGTAGTTGCTGGTTTAACCAATCCAGGTGATTTAACCACTGCTGGATATTTCCCAACTGCGAGAGGCATTTACTACTGGAATTCTGATATGCCTGCCGGATTTGATTTAAATGATCCTGCTGACTACGCAGCTCATGTATTAGTTGACTCTATTCCTGATATGACTACAATGGGTTCTTATCCAACTGCAAGTGCGGATTTCGGTACCTATGTAACTGGTATGTTTGCTCACCCGACTGTTAGTGAAGATGCTGCCGGTAACTTATATATAGCATTTGATGGAATTTGTGCTGGTTCAGACAATAATCCATTTGACGCTCAATATAGAAGAGATATATATGTTGCTAAATCCGGTGACGGTGGTGCCAACTGGTCGACATTCAAAAACGTAGCAAGTCTGTTATTTGCGAACGATGTAACAGATGGTACTGTAGGTGAAGAAGCATTTTGTGTAACTCCTAAAAGGGTACAGAACGATCTTTTGATCTTCTTCCAACATGACAATTATGCTGGAACTTCACTTCAGGGCGCTCTTGTACTTGAACAAAATAAAATGACTGTTTTAAGATTAGACCCGGCTTTAATCTCTGGTATAGATGAGGAAATCGCCAAAGAAAGCCTGAATATTTATCCTAATCCGGCCAATGCCCATGCTACTGTTTCTTTTGAATCAAAAGTTAATGGCAATACAACAATATTTGTTTCAAATATGATTGGCCAAACAGTTAAGTCTGTTGAAGTTGATATTGTAAAAGGTTCTAATGCACATGTATTGAATATTTCTGACTTGAACGAGGGTATTTACCTTGTAACAGTTGGAACAGGTGCAAATAAAATCACTCAAAAACTAGTGATAGACTAA
- a CDS encoding T9SS type A sorting domain-containing protein yields MKKLFTFLTLVLFVNLCVFAQLTRTNPSIFKNAVPKTDKIKTGNEVLPIAKGSYLKSAAIPSYGDTVGYTWYDYQTNGGMQQRIYQDDAGNIQVVWTKAVDTIRDPGNALRGIGYNYYDAGAQAWVPGDSNNTGYGLAEKRVGWPSIAPIAGTGEAIFAHTDRLYTSTKGASDYTPSDLGGGNLHVRTGVTFYHSTAEGNTIYTTYSNGSTMYFGRSDDAGATWSVKDFAFDSVSGCPLRETTEDAVDLDAKGDTLLIVAGGNASFTGTDPNNVNMYLSTDRGNTFTCTTIHIFDTVNAALDSASGGYQVLTPHADVRGLIGNDGTIHCTGGITAVLTDPGSLSASSWYPATRGLWYWNSTMPVGFDVNDTADYSAYVLFDSVPDMTTMGVYPTVSDDFGSYTTGMFSHPGIFTDGNGNLGIIYSGVCAGSDNNPFDNRYRRDLYYLQSKNNGMSWSDPVNVGSALFANDVTDGTVGEEAYPATIKRVTDGNVYCLFQHDNYAGPFLNDPFPVTSENKLTVLTMPFPFVTGLEDQIEKASFALYPNPAQGNVTLAFSSDASGEIQINIANMIGQSMKLISKEIRNGENAFQLDISDLSKGIYLVTLGSGENKITQKLIIE; encoded by the coding sequence ATGAAAAAATTATTTACTTTTTTGACTTTGGTTTTGTTTGTCAATTTGTGCGTTTTTGCGCAATTAACGAGAACAAATCCTTCAATTTTTAAGAACGCTGTTCCAAAAACAGATAAAATTAAAACAGGAAATGAAGTACTACCCATAGCAAAAGGCTCCTATTTAAAAAGTGCTGCTATTCCCAGTTACGGTGATACGGTTGGTTATACCTGGTATGATTATCAGACCAACGGTGGTATGCAACAGAGAATTTATCAGGATGATGCCGGAAACATCCAGGTGGTTTGGACAAAGGCAGTAGATACTATTAGAGACCCTGGTAATGCTTTACGAGGAATTGGATATAACTATTACGATGCCGGTGCACAGGCATGGGTACCAGGTGACTCCAATAATACCGGCTATGGTTTGGCTGAAAAAAGAGTAGGTTGGCCTTCAATAGCTCCAATTGCAGGAACCGGTGAGGCCATTTTTGCGCACACAGATAGATTGTATACTTCTACCAAAGGAGCTTCGGATTATACTCCAAGTGATCTTGGAGGAGGTAATTTACACGTTAGAACGGGAGTGACCTTTTATCATTCTACTGCTGAAGGAAATACGATTTACACAACCTATTCAAATGGTAGTACAATGTATTTCGGCAGATCAGATGATGCCGGAGCCACCTGGAGTGTTAAGGATTTTGCTTTTGATTCGGTTTCCGGATGTCCACTAAGAGAAACAACTGAAGATGCTGTTGATCTGGATGCCAAAGGAGACACGCTCCTAATAGTGGCAGGTGGTAATGCTTCCTTCACAGGTACTGACCCTAACAACGTCAACATGTATTTATCAACCGATAGAGGAAATACCTTTACTTGTACTACAATTCATATTTTTGATACTGTAAATGCAGCATTGGATTCAGCTTCAGGCGGTTATCAGGTTTTAACTCCTCATGCTGATGTAAGAGGATTAATTGGCAATGATGGTACGATTCACTGTACGGGTGGAATTACCGCAGTATTAACTGATCCGGGAAGTCTTAGCGCCAGTTCATGGTATCCTGCTACCAGAGGTCTTTGGTATTGGAATTCAACTATGCCGGTAGGATTTGATGTGAATGACACAGCTGATTACTCTGCTTATGTATTGTTCGATTCTGTACCGGACATGACAACAATGGGAGTTTATCCGACTGTTTCTGATGATTTTGGAAGCTATACGACTGGAATGTTTAGCCATCCGGGCATCTTTACAGATGGCAATGGCAATCTTGGAATTATCTATTCCGGAGTTTGTGCAGGTTCAGATAACAATCCGTTTGACAACAGATACAGAAGAGATTTATACTATCTTCAATCCAAAAACAATGGTATGAGTTGGTCAGATCCTGTAAATGTTGGCTCAGCATTATTTGCCAATGATGTAACTGATGGTACAGTAGGAGAAGAAGCTTATCCTGCAACCATTAAAAGAGTAACAGATGGTAATGTTTATTGTCTGTTCCAGCATGATAATTACGCAGGTCCGTTCTTGAATGATCCTTTCCCTGTAACATCTGAGAATAAATTGACGGTTCTTACTATGCCTTTCCCATTCGTTACAGGATTGGAAGATCAAATAGAGAAAGCATCTTTTGCACTTTATCCGAACCCGGCTCAGGGCAATGTGACCTTGGCATTTAGTTCTGATGCCTCCGGTGAAATTCAGATCAATATTGCCAATATGATCGGACAGTCCATGAAACTTATTTCTAAGGAAATTCGAAATGGTGAAAATGCTTTCCAATTGGATATTAGCGATCTAAGCAAAGGTATTTACCTTGTTACACTTGGATCCGGTGAGAATAAGATTACTCAAAAACTTATAATCGAGTAA